One window of the Acaryochloris sp. CCMEE 5410 genome contains the following:
- a CDS encoding methylmalonic aciduria and homocystinuria type D protein, producing the protein MGIEYSVHIPSEFISSNVCQLLPDWLVPVLSVLIVFQHCPVLLVEKTAETEFHKQQLRAQFVQMGRLIVLSLQHLGYRAEIFDPRTGYPILSQPGPLRLDDVAVVQTSLGYPLTETGGCWIVEHPHWGNAVFPSVLLSSASPDVTQAVVEKVLASYTC; encoded by the coding sequence ATGGGCATCGAATACTCCGTCCATATCCCTAGTGAATTTATTAGCTCAAATGTCTGCCAGCTTCTCCCTGACTGGCTAGTTCCTGTTCTATCTGTCTTAATTGTGTTTCAACACTGCCCGGTCCTCCTAGTAGAGAAAACAGCAGAAACAGAATTTCATAAACAACAACTTCGAGCCCAATTTGTTCAAATGGGGAGGTTGATTGTGTTGTCGTTGCAACACCTGGGATATCGAGCTGAGATATTTGATCCCCGTACCGGCTATCCCATTCTTTCCCAGCCAGGACCATTACGGCTAGATGACGTTGCTGTTGTGCAAACGAGTTTGGGATATCCTCTAACCGAAACGGGAGGATGTTGGATCGTCGAGCATCCCCATTGGGGCAATGCCGTGTTCCCCTCCGTGTTGTTATCGTCCGCATCCCCGGACGTCACCCAAGCCGTAGTAGAAAAAGTCCTAGCCTCTTATACCTGCTGA
- a CDS encoding Uma2 family endonuclease yields MDTLIVSVPPSTQLTDRQFYDLCLANPDLKIERTAQGELIFMPPTGGETGKRNATLTSRFVIWNESANLGEVFDSSTCFKLPNGANRSPDVAWVCQERWNALSPEAREQFPPISPDFVLELMSPSDTLTVTQAKMHEYIDNGVRLGWLINRQQSFVEVYRPHQPVSRLDSPQTLSEEEVLPGFTLDLSAIWR; encoded by the coding sequence ATGGATACTCTTATTGTTTCAGTGCCACCTTCTACCCAACTGACCGATCGGCAGTTCTATGACTTGTGTCTAGCGAATCCTGATCTAAAAATTGAACGAACTGCCCAGGGAGAACTCATCTTTATGCCGCCCACAGGAGGGGAAACGGGAAAGCGGAACGCTACATTGACCAGTCGGTTTGTCATATGGAACGAGAGCGCTAACTTGGGAGAAGTATTTGACTCTTCTACTTGCTTCAAACTACCCAACGGTGCAAATCGCTCTCCCGATGTCGCCTGGGTGTGTCAAGAGCGATGGAATGCCCTTTCTCCAGAAGCGCGAGAACAGTTTCCTCCCATTTCACCTGACTTTGTTCTAGAGCTGATGTCTCCTTCAGATACTTTGACGGTTACCCAAGCCAAAATGCATGAGTATATCGATAATGGTGTGCGTTTAGGCTGGCTAATCAATCGTCAACAAAGCTTTGTAGAAGTCTATCGTCCTCATCAACCCGTTAGTCGATTAGATTCGCCTCAAACTTTATCTGAAGAGGAAGTCCTACCTGGGTTTACCTTAGACCTATCTGCTATTTGGAGATAG
- a CDS encoding ABC transporter ATP-binding protein, giving the protein MTSSSDSPSSSGSKRRSQGDWRLILRVVPYARRYRRELLTVFSLLIPLSVAGALQPILVGQAISAIRSESQLYDAVAWLFNGIGSLSLPSLINSWVEGFAALLQGLTLPETINLLTVLLLITVVIRFGLQSVQGYLVQKVGQEITADIRNDLFAHVLSLAVRFFDRTPVGQLITRLTNDVEALGDVFSTGAVGIVSDLFSILVIVLFMFLQQWQLALMLVLLLIPVTGLIIFFQHRYRSANYKAREELSALNSNLQENIMGISIVQLFRRESYNADLFRQINQRYVTAIDHTIFYDSAVSATLEWIAFIAVAGVLWIGGVQVVGEALTLGTLSTFILYSQRLFFPLQQLAEKFTAIQAGLTAVERINDLMNQPVEIRDPEHPQILPVHSNHQPLGEVKFSDVSFAYKEEDWVLKDLDFCIHPGEKVAIVGPTGAGKSSIIRLLCRLYEISKGQILVDGVDVRDLPQAELRRHVGVILQDGFIFAGDVKSNISLGEEYSLEAVKAAAEQMNVAQFIEALPDGYDTILRERGTNLSGGQKQLLAFARAAIRNPRILVLDEATASLDVGTEAVIQEALERLLEGRTAIIIAHRLSTIRNVDRILVLNRGHLAESGSHDQLMEQDGLYASLYRLQLLGQQV; this is encoded by the coding sequence ATGACCTCTTCCTCAGATTCCCCCTCTTCCTCTGGATCTAAGCGCCGTTCTCAAGGCGATTGGCGATTGATTCTTAGGGTCGTTCCCTATGCTCGACGGTATCGCCGGGAACTTTTGACGGTATTTAGTCTCTTGATTCCCTTATCCGTAGCGGGTGCACTCCAGCCGATTCTAGTCGGACAAGCCATTTCAGCCATCCGTAGTGAATCCCAGCTCTATGATGCCGTGGCCTGGTTGTTCAATGGGATAGGTAGTCTCTCCTTACCGTCCTTGATCAATAGTTGGGTTGAGGGATTTGCGGCCTTGCTCCAAGGATTAACTCTACCCGAAACCATTAACCTACTAACCGTTTTACTCCTGATCACAGTGGTTATCCGGTTTGGACTGCAGTCCGTGCAAGGATATTTAGTCCAAAAGGTGGGGCAAGAGATAACAGCGGATATTCGCAATGATTTATTTGCCCATGTCTTGTCTTTAGCGGTTCGCTTCTTTGACCGCACTCCCGTAGGTCAGCTGATTACCCGCTTAACCAATGATGTTGAAGCCCTGGGAGATGTGTTTTCAACTGGTGCGGTGGGGATTGTCAGCGACTTATTCTCAATCCTCGTCATTGTGCTTTTTATGTTTCTCCAGCAATGGCAATTAGCATTGATGCTGGTGTTATTGCTAATTCCGGTTACGGGACTCATTATCTTTTTTCAACATCGCTATCGGAGCGCCAATTACAAAGCGAGAGAAGAATTATCAGCCCTTAATTCCAATCTGCAAGAGAACATTATGGGCATTAGCATTGTCCAATTGTTCCGACGCGAATCCTACAACGCTGATCTATTTCGCCAAATTAATCAGCGCTATGTCACCGCAATTGATCACACCATTTTCTACGATTCTGCGGTTTCCGCAACCCTAGAATGGATTGCCTTTATTGCCGTAGCAGGGGTGCTTTGGATTGGTGGTGTTCAGGTGGTGGGAGAAGCCCTCACCCTGGGCACCTTATCCACCTTTATTTTGTATTCTCAGCGGTTATTTTTTCCGTTGCAGCAGTTGGCCGAGAAGTTTACAGCCATCCAAGCGGGTCTGACGGCGGTGGAGCGGATCAATGATTTGATGAACCAGCCCGTCGAAATCCGAGACCCGGAACATCCCCAGATTTTGCCCGTTCATTCCAACCATCAGCCGTTGGGGGAGGTGAAATTTTCGGATGTGTCCTTTGCCTATAAAGAAGAAGACTGGGTGCTCAAAGACTTAGATTTTTGTATCCATCCCGGCGAGAAAGTCGCGATTGTGGGGCCGACAGGGGCGGGAAAAAGCTCCATCATTCGTTTGTTATGTCGGTTATATGAAATCTCTAAAGGTCAAATCCTCGTGGATGGGGTGGATGTGCGAGATTTACCCCAGGCAGAGTTGCGACGCCATGTGGGGGTCATTCTTCAAGACGGATTTATTTTTGCTGGGGACGTGAAAAGCAATATCTCCCTGGGCGAGGAGTATTCCCTAGAAGCAGTCAAGGCAGCAGCTGAGCAAATGAATGTGGCCCAGTTTATTGAAGCCTTGCCGGATGGTTACGATACGATTCTGAGAGAACGGGGGACAAATCTATCGGGGGGCCAAAAACAGCTTTTGGCCTTTGCTAGGGCTGCGATTCGGAATCCACGAATCTTAGTATTAGACGAAGCGACAGCTAGCTTAGATGTAGGTACAGAGGCAGTGATTCAAGAGGCATTGGAACGTTTGCTTGAGGGGCGAACTGCCATTATCATCGCCCACCGCTTATCGACCATTCGCAATGTTGATCGCATTCTGGTTCTGAATCGAGGGCATTTGGCGGAGTCCGGTAGCCATGATCAACTGATGGAGCAGGATGGCCTCTACGCGAGCTTGTATCGGCTACAACTCCTGGGTCAGCAGGTATAA
- a CDS encoding NACHT domain-containing NTPase, which translates to MQPSYRPDFSSYLQSLVDDYEDWWKLYTITDTAILPKAKKGSIGSPFEFGLMVHTLKPDPSVNLNDTKHNTEQLNVLEGLEKYTLGLVILQGKPGSGKSTALKRLLLEKAEIALSTLGTSSQLLQEEPQKLIFQGEGEKAQPIIPVLVELRYYQTSIFDLIRDFFKSHSLSLDPTQLEKLLFERKFLLLIDGLNELPSESSWNNLCKFCQDYPRLPIVVTTREIGSRGDLPGVVTKLRMLPLSKSQMRQFIRAYLPEQGEQLIKQLDNRLQDFGQTPLLLWMLCELFRQTETIPSNLGLIFRHFTQIYENNLKQDVQTDSERRLWSSTLQYLAFIMMQGSDPINKPTEFYITIPRTKAQSALTSFFKGKTPYPEQSALYHLDDLLKYHLLQTNGDRIEFKHQLLQEYYAAEYLFNQLHHLSKEHLQSHYLNYLKWTEPILLMMSFLETHKQSIRLVKLAFNVDLALAARLAGASPKQVQPRILEWMTSRELSPCLTIYLLGLTSSELAIQYLRPWFQSDDFYVRDAIVAALYEIQSEATMGACHLCRLF; encoded by the coding sequence ATGCAACCTAGTTATAGGCCTGATTTCTCAAGTTATCTACAATCTCTTGTTGATGACTATGAAGACTGGTGGAAACTTTACACAATCACCGACACAGCAATCTTACCCAAAGCGAAGAAAGGTTCCATCGGCTCTCCGTTCGAGTTCGGATTAATGGTACATACGCTGAAACCAGATCCCTCAGTGAACTTGAACGATACCAAACATAATACTGAGCAATTAAACGTTCTAGAAGGCTTAGAGAAATACACTTTAGGCCTTGTCATACTTCAGGGAAAACCAGGCTCTGGAAAATCAACAGCATTAAAGAGACTACTTTTAGAAAAAGCCGAGATAGCACTTTCGACTTTAGGAACATCATCACAGCTTCTACAAGAGGAACCACAAAAATTAATTTTTCAGGGAGAGGGGGAAAAGGCCCAACCTATCATTCCAGTTTTGGTAGAACTGCGTTATTACCAAACATCTATCTTTGATCTCATTCGTGACTTCTTCAAAAGTCATAGCCTCTCACTTGACCCCACCCAATTAGAAAAACTGCTATTTGAACGAAAATTCTTGCTATTGATAGATGGATTGAATGAACTTCCATCTGAATCATCCTGGAATAACCTTTGTAAGTTTTGTCAAGATTACCCCCGGCTTCCCATAGTCGTAACCACGAGAGAGATAGGGAGTAGAGGAGACCTTCCTGGTGTGGTTACAAAATTAAGGATGCTACCTCTTTCAAAATCACAGATGCGGCAATTTATTAGAGCCTATTTACCCGAACAAGGTGAACAGTTAATTAAACAATTGGACAATAGGCTACAGGACTTCGGTCAGACACCACTCTTGTTATGGATGTTGTGCGAATTGTTTCGACAAACAGAAACCATCCCTTCTAACTTGGGCTTGATTTTCCGCCACTTTACTCAAATTTATGAGAACAATCTCAAGCAAGATGTTCAAACTGATTCGGAGCGGCGATTATGGTCATCAACTCTTCAGTATCTAGCCTTCATCATGATGCAGGGCAGTGACCCAATAAATAAACCAACAGAGTTTTACATCACAATACCCAGAACTAAGGCACAATCAGCGCTCACTAGTTTTTTCAAAGGAAAAACTCCTTATCCAGAACAATCTGCTCTGTATCATTTAGATGATTTACTCAAGTACCACTTACTACAAACAAATGGGGATCGAATTGAGTTCAAGCATCAATTGCTACAAGAATATTATGCTGCCGAGTATCTTTTTAATCAGCTTCATCATCTCAGTAAAGAACACCTGCAGAGCCACTATCTAAACTATCTAAAGTGGACAGAGCCAATCTTGTTAATGATGAGTTTTTTAGAAACTCATAAGCAATCAATAAGGCTTGTAAAACTAGCATTCAATGTAGATTTGGCATTAGCAGCAAGATTAGCTGGAGCCTCTCCCAAGCAAGTTCAACCAAGAATTTTAGAATGGATGACTAGCAGAGAGCTATCACCGTGCCTAACTATATATCTATTAGGCCTAACTAGTTCAGAATTAGCTATTCAATATTTGCGTCCGTGGTTTCAGAGTGATGATTTCTACGTTCGAGATGCAATTGTAGCTGCCCTATATGAAATTCAGAGTGAAGCTACAATGGGAGCATGTCACCTTTGCAGATTGTTTTGA
- a CDS encoding bifunctional diguanylate cyclase/phosphodiesterase: MSNSHQPHLHTIQTALQRDVDRRLVSERWRIVQGSLAMMMAFTVAVWPQVDSNLFIAWMSGYAVWIGITFLAHSGRLLSNWRDRYETPILVNMISASRGIWICGIALTNWPAFIQGGEFFWTLTTLWAIALSAQTIMVTVGNDYFIQAILATAIVMMAATRQWQISIGTIFFLIPAIKALDSARQVRMNEVKLRTTLTYQARYDGLTGLLNRVGIEEQFSELPPGPLAAMFVDLDRFKEVNDRLGHTMGDELLEQVGQRVLDVIQHRSHLLARLGGDEFFLVLPGCPLRDLLAIADTILHTLEQPFTLTSGQAYISASIGTATTSGDIANLEQLIRDADQAMYRAKEAGRRRVIYYDQSLRQDAQERLGLESSLRQAVAENKIVAWGQPIINYQTGTIAKVELLARWKLDQKNIPPDLFISIAANIGLTSDIARLMVNQAQKSLEKWKKIPALKETCITVNVESQDLVEGLVVDYLENLVFTEQIDPAKLILEITERGLIEAESKARFQIDRLHTLGVRVAIDDFGAGYSSLRSVMTLPVDLLKFDRSLVAGATQDQRMQNVLSAMVEMASSFKITVIGEGIEKPEDIEVMKQLKVHLLQGFYCANPMPLKEVSNFAKEFLPRD, from the coding sequence TTGAGTAATTCCCATCAGCCACATCTCCACACGATTCAAACCGCTCTCCAACGAGATGTGGATCGGAGATTGGTGAGTGAACGGTGGCGCATTGTTCAAGGCTCGTTGGCCATGATGATGGCCTTTACGGTTGCTGTCTGGCCTCAAGTCGACTCAAATCTATTCATCGCTTGGATGAGTGGCTATGCAGTCTGGATCGGCATCACATTTTTGGCCCATTCTGGTCGGCTTCTGAGTAACTGGCGAGATCGTTACGAAACCCCAATTTTAGTCAATATGATTAGCGCCAGTCGAGGCATTTGGATCTGTGGAATTGCCTTAACCAATTGGCCAGCCTTTATTCAAGGCGGAGAGTTTTTTTGGACATTGACGACCTTATGGGCCATTGCCTTATCAGCACAGACCATTATGGTGACCGTTGGCAATGACTATTTTATTCAAGCAATTCTGGCAACGGCGATTGTGATGATGGCTGCCACGCGTCAATGGCAAATTAGCATCGGTACCATTTTCTTTCTGATCCCAGCGATCAAAGCGTTAGACTCAGCTCGACAAGTTCGGATGAATGAGGTGAAGTTACGCACCACTCTCACCTACCAAGCTCGCTACGATGGCCTCACGGGATTGCTCAATCGTGTGGGGATTGAGGAACAGTTCTCTGAGCTTCCTCCTGGACCTTTAGCAGCGATGTTTGTGGATCTCGATCGATTTAAGGAGGTCAATGATCGCCTGGGTCATACGATGGGGGACGAGCTGCTCGAACAAGTGGGTCAACGGGTTCTGGATGTTATCCAGCATCGGTCCCATTTATTAGCTCGGTTGGGGGGAGATGAATTTTTTCTGGTATTGCCGGGATGTCCGTTGCGAGACTTACTTGCGATCGCAGATACGATCCTGCACACCCTAGAGCAACCCTTTACATTAACCTCAGGCCAAGCCTATATTTCAGCCAGTATTGGTACTGCTACAACCAGCGGAGATATCGCCAATCTAGAACAGCTGATCAGAGACGCTGACCAAGCCATGTATCGTGCCAAAGAGGCGGGGCGGCGGCGGGTCATTTACTATGACCAATCGTTACGCCAAGATGCTCAAGAACGCCTGGGTTTAGAAAGCAGCCTCAGACAGGCCGTTGCAGAGAACAAGATCGTAGCTTGGGGACAACCGATCATTAACTATCAGACCGGCACCATCGCCAAGGTTGAGCTATTGGCCCGCTGGAAGCTAGATCAAAAAAATATTCCTCCTGATTTGTTTATTAGCATTGCAGCCAATATTGGCCTCACTAGCGATATTGCCAGACTCATGGTCAACCAAGCCCAGAAATCTCTAGAAAAGTGGAAAAAGATTCCAGCACTAAAAGAGACTTGTATCACAGTTAATGTCGAATCACAGGATTTAGTAGAAGGTCTGGTTGTTGATTATCTGGAGAACCTCGTTTTTACAGAACAAATTGATCCAGCCAAACTGATTCTAGAAATTACTGAACGGGGGCTGATTGAAGCTGAATCTAAAGCCAGGTTCCAAATTGATCGACTCCATACCCTGGGGGTTCGGGTCGCGATTGACGATTTTGGCGCGGGGTATTCCTCTTTGCGTTCCGTAATGACGCTTCCAGTCGATCTCCTCAAGTTTGATCGATCCCTAGTCGCGGGTGCAACTCAAGACCAGCGCATGCAAAATGTTCTATCCGCCATGGTGGAAATGGCCAGTAGTTTCAAGATTACGGTGATTGGTGAAGGGATTGAGAAGCCTGAGGATATCGAAGTCATGAAACAACTCAAGGTTCACCTCTTACAAGGTTTTTACTGTGCTAACCCCATGCCGCTAAAAGAGGTTTCCAACTTTGCCAAAGAGTTTTTACCCCGTGATTGA